The following are encoded in a window of Risungbinella massiliensis genomic DNA:
- a CDS encoding glucose-6-phosphate isomerase yields MSQLRFDYQTALSFFGEHELGQMEPAVKVAHELLHNGTGAGSDYLGWIDLPTQHDRDEFERIQAAAKRIQENSDVLIVIGIGGSYLGARATIEALSHSFYNQLSASKRKTPEIYYVGNHISADYVAHLLDLIEGKEVSVNVISKSGTTTEPAIAFRIFRDYLEKRYGKEEAKNRIFATTDRTKGALKQVADDNGYATFVIPDDVGGRYSVLTAVGLLPIAVAGIDITELMKGAQFGAERFSNPNLAENPAYQYAAVRNILHRKGKTVELLVNYVPQLQYFSEWWKQLFGESEGKDQKALFPASVNFTTDLHSMGQYIQEGLRNLIETVVVVDKSHHRVLIEKAEDNLDGLDYLVGKDMDFVNRKAFEGTLLAHTDGGVPNLLVSVPSLTPAYFGELLYFFEKACGISGYLLGVNPFDQPGVEAYKKNMFALLGKPGFEEEKAKLEQRLSK; encoded by the coding sequence ATGTCACAATTACGTTTTGATTATCAAACAGCACTTTCTTTTTTTGGAGAACATGAACTAGGACAGATGGAGCCTGCTGTAAAAGTAGCTCACGAATTACTACATAACGGTACCGGAGCAGGATCTGATTATCTTGGGTGGATTGATCTTCCTACTCAACATGATCGTGACGAGTTTGAGCGGATTCAAGCAGCTGCCAAACGGATTCAAGAAAACTCCGATGTTTTAATCGTGATTGGAATCGGGGGTTCCTACCTTGGTGCTCGCGCTACAATTGAAGCATTGTCGCACTCTTTTTATAATCAGTTATCAGCGTCAAAACGGAAAACACCTGAAATTTACTATGTCGGGAATCATATTAGTGCTGACTATGTCGCACATCTATTAGACTTAATCGAAGGGAAAGAAGTAAGTGTCAATGTTATCTCCAAATCTGGCACTACTACGGAACCTGCAATTGCTTTCCGGATCTTCCGAGATTATCTCGAAAAACGATATGGAAAAGAAGAAGCGAAAAATCGTATCTTTGCTACTACTGACCGTACGAAAGGTGCATTGAAGCAGGTTGCAGATGATAATGGCTATGCGACGTTTGTCATTCCAGATGATGTTGGCGGTCGCTATTCGGTACTTACCGCAGTAGGACTTCTCCCAATTGCAGTAGCAGGGATCGATATTACCGAATTAATGAAAGGGGCTCAATTTGGTGCAGAGCGTTTTTCCAACCCAAATCTTGCGGAGAACCCAGCTTATCAATATGCAGCTGTACGAAATATATTGCATCGAAAAGGAAAGACAGTAGAGTTGTTGGTAAACTATGTACCACAGCTGCAATACTTCTCAGAGTGGTGGAAACAACTCTTTGGGGAAAGTGAAGGAAAAGATCAAAAAGCACTTTTCCCAGCATCGGTCAACTTTACTACGGATCTACATTCGATGGGTCAATATATCCAAGAAGGGTTGCGCAATCTGATCGAGACAGTGGTTGTGGTGGACAAGTCTCATCACCGAGTTTTGATCGAGAAGGCAGAGGATAATCTGGATGGTCTAGATTATCTAGTTGGCAAAGATATGGATTTCGTCAATCGTAAAGCGTTTGAAGGAACTTTGCTTGCGCATACAGATGGGGGAGTACCTAATTTACTCGTGAGTGTTCCATCTTTGACACCTGCTTATTTTGGCGAGCTTCTGTACTTCTTTGAAAAAGCTTGTGGAATCTCTGGGTATTTGCTGGGAGTAAATCCATTTGACCAACCGGGTGTAGAAGCATATAAAAAGAATATGTTTGCACTTTTAGGCAAACCAGGATTCGAAGAAGAGAAGGCGAAATTGGAACAACGTCTTTCGAAGTAA
- the dapF gene encoding diaminopimelate epimerase — MQFTKMHGLGNDFVIVQSRQVPEHVADLAKKICHRRTGVGADGLVYILPSSKACFQMRIFNSDGTESQQCGNALRCVAKYYYERMDSSSSEITVETQIGVQSVWLEVMDRVVNSIKVDMGAPILVAEQVPMIAKQEKAIEEEIEVEGQSFSLTAVSMGNPHAVIEVPDPGEFDVTRWGPKLETHPAFPEKVNVEFVTFSSSSEIQMRVWERGAGETQACGSGACAVLVAGVLQNKVARKATVHLLGGDLLIEWDEQNNHVYMTGPAANVYKGQWLE; from the coding sequence ATGCAATTTACTAAAATGCACGGATTAGGTAATGATTTTGTTATTGTACAAAGTAGGCAAGTTCCAGAACATGTTGCCGATCTAGCAAAAAAAATCTGTCATCGTCGAACAGGTGTGGGTGCAGATGGATTAGTATATATCTTGCCATCTTCTAAAGCTTGTTTCCAGATGAGGATTTTTAATTCTGATGGAACGGAATCGCAACAATGTGGTAATGCTCTTCGGTGTGTTGCCAAATATTATTATGAACGAATGGATTCTTCTTCATCAGAGATTACGGTGGAAACTCAGATTGGAGTACAATCAGTATGGTTGGAAGTAATGGATCGAGTAGTGAACTCGATTAAAGTCGATATGGGAGCTCCTATATTAGTTGCAGAGCAAGTGCCGATGATTGCCAAGCAAGAAAAAGCGATTGAAGAGGAGATCGAAGTAGAAGGACAATCTTTTAGTCTTACAGCTGTCTCGATGGGCAATCCACATGCTGTGATCGAAGTGCCAGATCCAGGTGAATTCGATGTAACAAGGTGGGGACCTAAACTGGAAACTCATCCTGCTTTCCCAGAAAAAGTGAATGTGGAGTTTGTCACTTTTTCTTCTTCATCAGAGATTCAGATGCGTGTATGGGAGCGGGGAGCAGGTGAGACACAAGCATGTGGTTCTGGAGCATGTGCCGTTTTGGTAGCGGGTGTGCTCCAAAATAAGGTAGCTCGCAAGGCGACTGTCCATTTGCTTGGGGGAGATTTACTGATTGAGTGGGATGAACAAAATAATCATGTTTATATGACAGGTCCAGCAGCAAACGTATACAAAGGGCAATGGTTAGAATAG
- a CDS encoding calcium-translocating P-type ATPase, SERCA-type — protein sequence MKATELADSLGVSIEKGLHEKEVQKRRRNVGSNQLQEGKKSSVFSIFIKQFQDFMVIILLVAMAFSAWLGETLDAVAILAIILLNAVLGTVQEVRAENSLNALMKLSAPLAFVLREGEWKRLEAVDLVPGDIVQLESGNRIPADVRFIKAESLSIEESALTGESIAVDKTDEPLQGTNIPLADQRNMGFMGTMVVRGKALAIVVATGMKTEMGKIANLIQTAETMETPLQRRLEQLGKILVVVALLLTVLVVLTGIWQGQDVYQMFLAGVSLAVAAIPEGLPAIVTIALALGVQRMIKRNAIVRKLPSVETLGCATIICSDKTGTLTQNQMTVQKMWVPTETMDVSGVGYQPVGKFVRSGKEVIPTEHSSFCRLLEIAVLCNNAVFKQSEEWQVDGDPTEGALLVVGKKAGLEKSELLKSYSKEKEYPFDSARKMMTVLCRSSKGQQLAMVKGAPDILLDKCTHYLQNGKVSRLTDTVRKQIQSQNDLMAKKALRVLAFAFREGRFSLSQGVRTVEEQLIFVGLMGMVDPPREEVKEAIERCRIAGIRTVMITGDHQATAEAIAEQLGMRRSFGLTLTGQDMATMKEREFEELVEKVDVFARVTPEHKLLIVKALQAKGHVVAMTGDGVNDAPAIKSADIGIAMGKTGTDVSKEASSLILADDNFSTIVSAIEEGRNIYDNIRKFISYLLASNVGEILIMFFAMLGGLPIPLVPIQILWVNLVTDGLPAMALGVDPAEEDAMKRSPRNAKEGIFARGIGWKIVTRGLLIGLASWLAFWVAYTEPGSDLTRAQTIAFATLVFAQLVYVFDCRSETTIFGRNPLSNRPLLLAVASSVVLLLVVVYLPSLQPIFHTTALGLRDWVLITVTSCLPVIVAGLLDQVFRRKQMMATASAARNVG from the coding sequence ATGAAAGCAACGGAACTAGCAGATTCTCTAGGTGTTTCTATAGAGAAAGGGCTTCACGAAAAAGAAGTTCAAAAGCGTCGTCGCAATGTAGGTTCCAATCAGTTGCAAGAAGGCAAGAAAAGTTCTGTTTTCTCAATATTTATCAAACAATTCCAAGACTTTATGGTAATCATACTACTAGTTGCAATGGCATTCTCTGCTTGGCTAGGCGAGACTTTGGATGCGGTCGCGATCCTGGCGATCATTCTTCTGAATGCAGTATTAGGAACGGTACAAGAAGTGAGAGCGGAGAATTCGCTAAACGCTTTGATGAAATTGTCGGCTCCATTGGCGTTTGTACTACGAGAGGGGGAGTGGAAACGTCTTGAAGCAGTTGATTTGGTGCCGGGAGATATTGTTCAACTAGAAAGTGGTAATCGAATACCAGCCGATGTGCGTTTTATTAAGGCAGAGAGCTTGTCGATAGAGGAGTCAGCACTGACGGGGGAATCGATTGCAGTCGATAAAACGGACGAGCCACTCCAAGGTACTAACATTCCTCTTGCTGACCAGCGAAATATGGGATTTATGGGTACGATGGTAGTGAGAGGAAAAGCGTTAGCAATCGTTGTAGCTACAGGAATGAAGACCGAGATGGGCAAGATTGCAAATTTGATTCAAACAGCAGAGACGATGGAAACACCATTACAACGACGTTTGGAACAGCTTGGTAAAATACTTGTAGTGGTAGCTCTGCTCCTTACGGTGCTCGTCGTTCTAACAGGGATCTGGCAAGGACAAGATGTATATCAGATGTTTCTAGCAGGAGTAAGTCTTGCAGTTGCAGCCATTCCAGAAGGTCTTCCGGCAATAGTGACAATTGCTTTGGCACTTGGAGTACAACGGATGATTAAGCGAAATGCGATCGTACGGAAACTGCCCTCTGTAGAGACTTTGGGTTGTGCAACGATTATCTGCTCTGATAAGACTGGCACATTAACTCAAAATCAGATGACGGTTCAAAAGATGTGGGTGCCAACTGAAACGATGGATGTAAGTGGAGTAGGATATCAGCCAGTTGGGAAATTTGTGCGCAGTGGGAAGGAAGTTATCCCTACCGAGCATAGCTCTTTTTGCCGGTTATTAGAGATTGCAGTTCTATGTAATAACGCCGTTTTTAAACAATCCGAAGAATGGCAAGTAGACGGAGACCCTACCGAAGGTGCCTTGCTCGTAGTTGGGAAAAAGGCAGGTCTAGAGAAAAGTGAATTGTTAAAGTCTTATTCCAAAGAAAAAGAATATCCTTTTGACTCTGCGAGGAAAATGATGACAGTTCTTTGTCGTTCTTCAAAGGGACAACAGCTTGCTATGGTAAAAGGTGCACCCGATATTTTACTAGACAAATGTACTCACTATTTGCAAAACGGAAAGGTAAGTCGTTTAACAGATACAGTTCGTAAACAAATTCAATCCCAGAACGATCTTATGGCGAAAAAGGCGCTGAGGGTGCTTGCTTTTGCCTTTCGAGAAGGACGATTCTCTCTTTCGCAAGGGGTCCGAACGGTAGAGGAACAGCTTATTTTCGTTGGGTTGATGGGAATGGTCGATCCACCTCGTGAAGAGGTAAAAGAGGCGATCGAGCGTTGCCGTATTGCAGGAATTCGTACCGTCATGATTACAGGAGATCATCAAGCGACAGCAGAGGCAATCGCAGAGCAGTTGGGAATGCGTAGATCGTTTGGACTCACGCTTACTGGTCAGGATATGGCAACGATGAAAGAACGGGAATTCGAAGAGCTAGTGGAAAAGGTAGATGTTTTTGCCAGAGTTACTCCTGAACATAAACTTCTCATCGTCAAAGCTTTACAAGCAAAAGGTCATGTTGTAGCAATGACCGGAGATGGAGTCAATGATGCACCAGCGATTAAATCGGCAGATATCGGGATCGCGATGGGAAAAACGGGTACAGATGTCTCCAAAGAAGCTTCTTCCCTTATTCTGGCCGACGATAACTTTTCTACGATTGTTTCGGCGATTGAAGAGGGACGAAACATCTATGATAACATTCGCAAGTTTATTAGCTATTTACTAGCCAGTAACGTTGGAGAGATCTTAATCATGTTCTTTGCTATGCTTGGTGGTCTACCTATTCCTCTTGTCCCGATCCAGATCTTGTGGGTCAATCTTGTCACAGATGGGTTACCTGCGATGGCATTAGGGGTAGATCCAGCGGAAGAAGATGCAATGAAACGTTCCCCACGCAATGCCAAAGAAGGTATTTTCGCAAGGGGAATCGGCTGGAAGATTGTAACGAGAGGTCTACTGATCGGTCTTGCCTCCTGGCTTGCATTCTGGGTAGCTTATACGGAGCCTGGTAGCGACTTGACCAGAGCGCAAACGATCGCATTTGCTACGTTAGTCTTTGCTCAGCTCGTTTATGTATTTGATTGTCGATCCGAGACTACCATATTTGGACGTAACCCGTTATCTAATCGTCCTTTGTTGCTAGCCGTCGCATCGAGTGTTGTCCTTTTATTGGTCGTAGTCTATCTTCCAAGTTTGCAGCCTATTTTCCATACTACCGCGTTAGGACTACGTGATTGGGTGTTGATCACTGTTACTTCTTGTCTACCTGTTATCGTAGCAGGTTTGTTGGATCAAGTTTTCCGTCGCAAACAGATGATGGCAACAGCGAGTGCAGCGAGAAATGTAGGTTAA
- a CDS encoding amino acid permease: protein MDLFRRKSVHNLISEANTASGLKRVMTSFDLALLGVGAIIGAGIFVITGTAAVQTGPALVLSFVLAGLACFFAALCYAEFASTVPASGSVYTYSYATLGEFVAWVIGWDLVLEYLLAVSSIAAGWSGYFQNFLKNFGVTLPEVFTAAPGTKAGISTVMDVPAFVIIILITFLLSRGVSTSKIVNNIMVFMKVAVILLFLAVGVFHIEPTNYQPFMPFGVHGVLLGAASVFFAYIGFDAVASAAEETKNPQRDLPRGLLWSLGISTILYVVVSAVMTGVVPFMDYEGVNHPVTLALDRTGEMWASRIVDIGAIFGLMTGLIVMLYGQTRIFFSMSRDGLLPKFFSQVHSKFQTPFRSTWLLGALAAFIAAFVPLGNLAELVNIGTLFAFTLVAVGVLVLRKTQPDLPRGFRTPFVPLVPLIAIGLCLFLMTQLAVITWLAFGIWLVIGLAIYFLYSRKHSRLNE from the coding sequence ATGGATCTTTTTCGACGAAAAAGTGTACACAACTTAATTTCAGAAGCAAATACAGCAAGTGGTTTAAAGAGGGTTATGACTTCTTTTGACCTAGCCTTACTCGGTGTCGGAGCAATTATTGGAGCGGGCATTTTTGTGATTACAGGGACGGCAGCAGTACAGACCGGACCTGCATTGGTTCTCTCTTTTGTATTGGCTGGACTAGCATGTTTTTTTGCAGCACTTTGTTATGCAGAGTTTGCTTCTACCGTACCGGCTTCTGGTTCTGTCTATACCTACAGTTATGCTACCTTAGGTGAATTTGTAGCTTGGGTAATCGGTTGGGACCTTGTATTAGAGTATCTCCTAGCAGTAAGTTCAATTGCAGCCGGATGGTCCGGTTATTTTCAAAACTTCCTAAAGAACTTTGGTGTCACTCTACCTGAGGTGTTCACTGCAGCACCTGGTACCAAAGCAGGCATTAGCACTGTGATGGATGTCCCAGCTTTTGTTATTATCATACTAATCACGTTCTTGTTATCACGTGGAGTAAGTACGTCTAAAATAGTAAATAACATTATGGTTTTTATGAAAGTAGCAGTCATTTTGCTCTTCCTTGCAGTCGGGGTCTTCCATATTGAACCGACAAATTATCAGCCATTTATGCCGTTTGGTGTGCACGGGGTATTACTCGGAGCTGCCTCGGTGTTTTTTGCTTATATTGGTTTTGATGCAGTCGCATCTGCTGCTGAAGAGACGAAAAATCCTCAAAGAGACCTGCCTCGTGGCTTACTGTGGTCACTTGGTATCAGTACGATCCTCTATGTAGTTGTTTCTGCAGTGATGACTGGTGTTGTTCCGTTTATGGACTATGAAGGAGTGAATCACCCCGTTACCTTGGCACTAGATCGTACAGGAGAAATGTGGGCTTCACGTATCGTTGATATTGGTGCTATTTTTGGACTGATGACGGGTTTGATTGTGATGCTATATGGTCAGACACGGATCTTTTTCTCCATGTCTCGAGATGGGTTGTTACCTAAATTTTTCTCTCAAGTTCACTCCAAATTTCAGACACCTTTTCGTTCGACCTGGTTGTTAGGAGCTTTAGCAGCATTCATCGCAGCATTTGTCCCTCTTGGCAACTTGGCAGAATTGGTAAATATCGGGACTCTCTTTGCCTTTACATTAGTGGCAGTTGGCGTCCTAGTATTACGCAAAACACAACCTGATTTACCTCGTGGCTTCCGGACTCCATTTGTTCCACTTGTTCCATTAATCGCCATCGGTCTCTGCCTATTCTTGATGACACAGCTGGCAGTGATTACGTGGTTGGCATTTGGGATCTGGCTTGTGATCGGGCTTGCTATATACTTCCTGTATTCACGAAAGCATTCTAGATTGAATGAGTAA
- a CDS encoding nitroreductase family protein, which translates to MSVLTNNQWEILKDILKSRGSVKRYDTNYELPTGELEEILEAASLAPSSWNLQHWRFMVFQGKDEQEELAKLAYNQPQVSESSAVVAILGDLRADLVAEHVFSPVKEAGFLTEEAYQNLINNISVTYQDDRRARDEAFLNASLAAMQLMLTAKAKGLDTCPIGGFDRSGFIEKYQVDERYAPVMLISIGKPAEPARPSSRMKLDQLILPKGKN; encoded by the coding sequence ATGTCCGTTTTAACAAACAATCAATGGGAAATTTTAAAAGATATACTGAAGTCACGTGGAAGCGTGAAGCGATATGATACAAACTACGAGTTACCAACAGGAGAATTAGAAGAGATACTGGAAGCAGCTAGTTTGGCACCTTCTTCTTGGAATCTTCAACACTGGCGTTTTATGGTGTTTCAAGGAAAAGACGAACAAGAAGAACTAGCAAAACTGGCTTATAACCAACCACAGGTTAGTGAATCCTCTGCAGTGGTGGCTATTTTGGGTGACTTGCGTGCAGACTTGGTAGCAGAACATGTTTTTTCTCCAGTGAAAGAAGCTGGTTTTTTGACAGAAGAAGCATACCAAAATCTGATCAATAATATTTCGGTGACATATCAAGACGACAGACGTGCACGTGATGAAGCTTTCCTCAATGCTTCTCTGGCTGCGATGCAATTGATGCTTACTGCTAAAGCAAAGGGACTGGATACTTGTCCGATAGGTGGATTTGACCGTTCAGGATTTATAGAAAAATATCAAGTAGATGAACGATATGCACCAGTTATGCTGATCTCCATTGGGAAACCAGCAGAGCCAGCTCGTCCAAGCAGTCGTATGAAATTGGATCAATTGATTTTGCCTAAAGGAAAAAATTAA
- a CDS encoding hemolysin family protein, with product MNPYITAFLQILLVFVLVFLNGFFVAAEFAIVQVRSTRLAQNQTARGRVAQRIVANLDPYLSATQLGITLASLGLGWVGEPAIARLLEPLLHLFHLPEIAIHTISFIIAFSIITFLHIVIGEMAPKSLAIREAEKVTLWTAYWLNAFYRLFRPFIYVLNSSANYFLRIAGYEFHEEHQTAHTEEEIRMLIQQSHKSGMIDQTELALFDNVFDFTERVAREVMVPRTEMVCLYLEDTFEENLNVMQQANYTRFPLCGEDKDDIRGFIHIRNAYEMFFSQQQNKLEEIARPVVMVPETMEVKDVLRKLQKSHAGMAIVVDEYGGTSGLITTEDIIEEIFGEIQDEFDNEIPFFQATGEDTSIDGKLLIQEVNAYFQLQLEDEDNDTIGGWLFSRLNKIPEIGDVYEYNGYRFEVLEVKNRSIHRMLVKSLEQKKIDIENDLDPS from the coding sequence ATGAATCCCTACATTACCGCATTTTTGCAGATACTTTTAGTGTTTGTACTGGTTTTTTTAAACGGATTTTTTGTGGCAGCAGAGTTTGCCATTGTCCAAGTGAGATCTACTCGCCTTGCACAGAACCAAACAGCCCGTGGTCGTGTGGCTCAGCGAATCGTTGCCAATTTAGATCCCTATCTATCGGCTACGCAGTTGGGGATTACACTTGCTTCTCTAGGATTAGGATGGGTGGGAGAACCAGCGATTGCAAGATTACTGGAACCGCTATTACATCTCTTTCACTTACCAGAGATTGCGATTCATACAATCTCCTTTATCATTGCTTTCTCGATTATTACTTTTTTACATATCGTAATTGGAGAAATGGCACCAAAGTCCTTGGCAATTCGTGAAGCAGAAAAGGTAACTCTCTGGACTGCGTATTGGTTAAATGCTTTTTATCGATTATTTCGTCCGTTTATTTATGTATTAAATAGCTCTGCCAACTATTTTCTACGTATTGCTGGTTATGAATTTCATGAGGAACATCAGACAGCTCATACGGAAGAAGAGATTCGGATGCTAATTCAACAGAGTCACAAGAGTGGGATGATTGACCAAACGGAATTAGCTTTGTTTGACAATGTCTTTGATTTTACCGAACGTGTGGCAAGGGAAGTAATGGTGCCTCGTACAGAGATGGTCTGCCTCTATTTAGAAGATACATTTGAAGAAAATTTAAATGTGATGCAACAAGCGAACTATACTCGATTTCCGCTATGTGGGGAAGATAAGGACGATATAAGAGGATTCATACACATTCGGAATGCGTATGAGATGTTTTTTTCTCAGCAACAGAACAAATTAGAAGAGATCGCCAGACCAGTCGTGATGGTTCCCGAGACGATGGAAGTAAAAGACGTACTACGCAAACTACAGAAAAGTCATGCTGGGATGGCAATAGTGGTCGACGAGTATGGTGGGACATCGGGTCTGATTACAACAGAAGATATTATCGAGGAGATCTTTGGAGAGATTCAAGACGAATTTGATAATGAAATACCCTTCTTCCAAGCTACGGGAGAAGATACCTCTATTGACGGAAAGCTCTTGATCCAGGAAGTGAACGCCTATTTTCAACTTCAATTAGAAGATGAAGATAACGATACCATTGGAGGTTGGCTCTTTTCTCGACTCAATAAAATACCAGAAATCGGGGATGTGTATGAGTATAATGGGTATCGTTTTGAAGTACTAGAAGTGAAAAATAGAAGTATACACCGAATGCTGGTGAAATCCTTAGAACAAAAAAAGATAGACATCGAAAACGATCTCGATCCTAGTTGA
- a CDS encoding sodium-dependent transporter has translation MNSQQWTSKIGFILAAAGSAIGLGAIWKFPYMAGIGGGGAFFLIFIGFTLLIGLPLLLAEFVIGRSTQKEAVEAYRQIAPKSLWPWIGKLGIVTCFILLSFYSVVGGWILLYLWNALTGKLWEGNGAYEAVFNEIIANPYLAVGSQLLFMLITVLIVSKGVQQGVEKVNKYFMPALFVLFIILIGRSLTLEGAAEGIRFFLQPNFSNVTSEIILYAMGQSFFSLSVGVAVMVTYSSYLSKEESLPRSAFSIVSLTLLITLFSGLAIFPVVFAFGMEPTQGPGLLFIVLPAIFSKMAFGKIFFVVFLLLFFFATITSAISMLEISVASLVTKETKKRGTISLIIGLLIFVVGVPSALSFGVLSDVQLFGKTVFDLADFTVSNVLMPLGVLLVSIFVPLKIKKDVLMRELGVSKQKGYTLFIVWLLLLRYLAPIAIIIVFLDVLGII, from the coding sequence ATGAATTCACAGCAATGGACTTCAAAAATTGGCTTTATTTTAGCAGCGGCTGGATCAGCCATCGGTCTCGGAGCGATTTGGAAATTTCCTTATATGGCTGGCATTGGAGGGGGAGGTGCGTTCTTTCTCATTTTTATCGGATTCACCTTGCTCATCGGGTTACCTCTACTTTTAGCCGAGTTTGTCATTGGTCGAAGCACGCAAAAAGAAGCAGTCGAAGCGTATCGTCAAATTGCTCCAAAATCATTATGGCCATGGATCGGTAAATTGGGGATAGTGACATGTTTTATTTTACTGTCCTTCTACAGTGTGGTCGGAGGCTGGATTTTACTATATTTGTGGAATGCTCTAACAGGAAAGCTATGGGAAGGAAATGGTGCATATGAAGCTGTATTTAACGAAATCATTGCCAATCCTTACTTAGCCGTAGGTTCACAATTATTGTTCATGCTGATTACTGTTCTCATTGTTAGTAAAGGAGTTCAACAAGGTGTTGAGAAAGTAAACAAATATTTCATGCCGGCCTTATTTGTTCTATTTATTATTTTAATTGGACGTTCCCTTACTTTGGAAGGAGCGGCTGAAGGGATTCGATTCTTTTTACAACCAAATTTTTCAAACGTTACCTCGGAGATTATCTTATATGCAATGGGACAATCCTTCTTCTCGTTATCCGTTGGTGTCGCAGTAATGGTAACATACAGCTCCTACCTATCAAAAGAAGAGAGCTTGCCGAGATCTGCATTCTCTATTGTTAGTTTAACTCTCTTGATTACACTATTTTCAGGCCTCGCAATTTTCCCAGTCGTATTCGCATTTGGAATGGAACCAACACAAGGACCAGGTCTATTATTTATCGTCTTACCAGCGATCTTCAGTAAGATGGCATTTGGAAAAATCTTTTTCGTTGTTTTCTTGTTGCTATTTTTCTTTGCAACCATTACATCCGCTATTTCGATGTTAGAAATTAGCGTGGCATCACTTGTTACCAAAGAGACGAAAAAACGAGGGACGATCTCCCTAATCATTGGTCTACTTATCTTTGTCGTAGGCGTTCCATCTGCATTATCATTCGGTGTATTAAGTGACGTTCAATTGTTCGGAAAAACCGTTTTTGACCTAGCAGATTTCACCGTGAGTAATGTCTTAATGCCACTCGGAGTATTATTGGTTTCTATCTTTGTACCACTTAAGATAAAAAAAGATGTATTGATGAGAGAACTAGGAGTAAGTAAACAGAAAGGATATACCTTATTTATCGTCTGGCTATTATTACTCCGTTACCTTGCTCCGATCGCGATCATTATTGTGTTCTTAGATGTTCTAGGGATAATTTAA
- a CDS encoding response regulator produces the protein MGIPYRVVIGDDHEHARKAMRMIIESDPAFKIIGEATNGQEAIQLTERFSPDFILMDINMPILNGLQATRIIKERFPHVKIVIVTVSDDAADLFEALKKGAQGYLLKNLNPQVWLEYLHSLITDEVPMPREIAHRILNEFNQISGSAKNNTLTPREQEILALVAKGWSNKEIATHLIISEHTVKNHLKNIMQKLHLSNRVQLTRYAYEQGWV, from the coding sequence ATGGGTATTCCCTATCGAGTGGTGATCGGAGATGATCACGAACATGCGCGTAAAGCGATGCGAATGATCATAGAGAGTGATCCTGCTTTTAAAATCATAGGAGAAGCAACAAATGGCCAAGAAGCGATCCAACTAACCGAACGTTTCTCGCCTGATTTCATTTTAATGGATATTAACATGCCAATACTGAATGGTCTTCAAGCAACAAGGATTATTAAAGAGCGTTTTCCACATGTCAAAATCGTGATTGTGACTGTCTCGGATGATGCTGCCGATTTATTTGAAGCTTTAAAAAAAGGAGCACAAGGATACCTTCTCAAAAACTTAAATCCTCAGGTTTGGCTGGAATATTTACACTCACTAATAACAGATGAAGTTCCTATGCCTCGTGAGATAGCTCATCGTATTTTAAATGAATTTAACCAGATTTCTGGTTCAGCAAAAAACAATACGCTCACTCCACGGGAACAAGAAATTTTAGCATTAGTGGCGAAAGGATGGAGTAATAAAGAAATTGCCACACATTTGATCATATCGGAACATACCGTAAAGAATCATTTGAAAAATATTATGCAAAAGTTACATCTGAGCAACAGAGTTCAACTCACACGATATGCTTATGAACAGGGGTGGGTTTAA